The following coding sequences lie in one Vibrio casei genomic window:
- a CDS encoding mobile mystery protein A: MKLPFLVNQKLTNVQAVVRKQIVERIDKTMELKAPTPPKAGWIRTIREALGMSGTQLGERLNLTRNQISILERKEAAGTITLNQLQQIAEGLNADLVYAVVPRKSIEETLEDRATEIAHSILEMSHQNMFLEAQQLSKVKQHESTQMLINELKNAGGKVLWRTYIGENRK, from the coding sequence ATGAAACTACCTTTCCTAGTAAATCAAAAACTTACTAACGTCCAAGCGGTAGTGCGAAAGCAGATAGTCGAAAGAATAGACAAAACTATGGAACTAAAAGCTCCGACACCGCCCAAAGCAGGCTGGATCCGAACTATACGTGAAGCCTTAGGAATGTCTGGCACACAGCTTGGTGAACGTCTGAATTTGACCAGAAACCAGATTTCTATTCTTGAAAGAAAAGAAGCTGCGGGTACTATTACGTTGAACCAGTTGCAACAAATTGCTGAAGGACTTAACGCTGATTTAGTGTACGCTGTTGTCCCTCGAAAATCGATAGAAGAAACCCTCGAGGATAGAGCAACTGAAATTGCACATTCTATACTCGAAATGTCGCACCAAAATATGTTTCTGGAAGCACAACAGCTCAGCAAAGTAAAACAACATGAATCAACACAAATGCTGATCAATGAACTAAAAAACGCCGGTGGTA